A DNA window from Streptococcus mutans contains the following coding sequences:
- a CDS encoding ABC transporter ATP-binding protein, with product MTTLKLDNIYKRYPNAKHYSVENFNLDIHDKEFIVFVGPSGCGKSTTLRMIAGLEDITEGNLYIDDKLMNDASPKDRDIAMVFQNYALYPHMSVYENMAFGLKLRKYKKDDINKRVHEAAEILGLTEFLERKPADLSGGQRQRVAMGRAIVRDAKVFLMDEPLSNLDAKLRVAMRAEIAKIHRRIGATTIYVTHDQTEAMTLADRIVIMSATPNPDKTGSIGRIEQIGTPQELYNEPANKFVAGFIGSPAMNFFEVTVEKERLVNQDGLSLALPQGQEKILEEKGYLGKKVTLGIRPEDISSDQIVHETFPNASVTADILVSELLGSESMLYVKFGSTEFTARVNARDSHSPGEKVQLTFNIAKGHFFDLETEKRIN from the coding sequence ATGACAACTTTAAAACTTGATAACATCTACAAAAGATATCCCAATGCAAAGCATTATTCCGTTGAAAATTTTAATCTTGACATTCATGATAAAGAATTTATTGTCTTTGTCGGTCCTTCAGGATGCGGAAAGTCAACCACTCTTCGCATGATTGCTGGGCTGGAAGATATTACAGAAGGCAACCTTTATATTGATGATAAACTCATGAATGATGCCTCTCCTAAAGATCGCGATATTGCTATGGTTTTTCAAAATTATGCTCTTTATCCTCATATGAGCGTTTATGAAAATATGGCTTTTGGCCTAAAACTTCGTAAATACAAAAAAGATGATATTAATAAACGTGTACACGAAGCTGCTGAAATTCTTGGACTGACAGAATTTCTTGAAAGAAAGCCTGCGGACCTCTCTGGCGGACAGCGGCAGCGGGTTGCTATGGGACGTGCTATTGTCCGAGATGCTAAGGTCTTCTTAATGGACGAACCTTTGTCAAATTTAGATGCCAAACTTCGAGTTGCCATGCGAGCCGAAATCGCTAAAATTCACCGCCGCATTGGGGCAACGACTATCTATGTTACCCATGACCAAACAGAAGCCATGACCTTAGCAGATCGTATTGTTATCATGAGCGCTACTCCAAACCCAGATAAAACCGGCTCTATCGGTCGTATTGAGCAGATTGGAACACCACAGGAACTCTACAATGAACCTGCTAATAAATTTGTTGCTGGCTTCATCGGAAGCCCCGCTATGAATTTCTTTGAAGTGACCGTTGAAAAAGAGCGTTTGGTTAACCAAGATGGTCTAAGCCTTGCGCTTCCTCAGGGACAGGAAAAAATTCTCGAGGAGAAAGGTTATCTTGGTAAAAAAGTTACTTTAGGTATTCGACCAGAAGACATCTCAAGTGATCAAATTGTCCACGAGACTTTCCCAAATGCCAGTGTTACAGCTGACATACTAGTATCAGAACTTTTAGGCAGCGAAAGCATGTTATATGTCAAATTTGGCAGTACTGAATTTACAGCTCGCGTCAATGCTCGTGACTCTCACAGTCCCGGAGAAAAAGTACAATTAACCTTTAATATTGCTAAGGGACACTTCTTTGATTTAGAGACTGAAAAACGAATCAATTAA
- a CDS encoding sugar ABC transporter permease translates to MKRKKQLQIGSTYALLILLSFIWLFPIVWVILTSFRGEGTAYVPYIIPKTWTLDNYIKLFTNSSFPFGRWFLNTLIVSTATCVLSTSITVAMAYSLSRIKFKHRNGFLKLALVLNMFPGFMSMIAVYYILKALNLTQTLTSLVLVYSSGAALTFYIAKGFFDTIPYSLDESAMIDGATRKDIFLKITLPLSKPIIVYTALLAFIAPWIDFIFAQVILGDATSKYTVAIGLFSMLQADTINNWFMAFAAGSVLIAIPITILFIFMQKYYVEGITGGSVK, encoded by the coding sequence ATGAAAAGAAAAAAACAACTTCAGATCGGCTCTACCTATGCTTTACTGATTCTCTTATCCTTCATTTGGCTATTTCCGATCGTTTGGGTTATACTGACGAGTTTTCGCGGTGAAGGCACAGCTTATGTTCCTTATATTATTCCAAAAACGTGGACTTTAGATAATTATATTAAATTATTTACCAATTCTTCTTTCCCATTTGGTCGCTGGTTTTTAAATACCTTAATCGTTTCAACAGCCACTTGTGTTCTGTCAACTTCTATCACAGTGGCAATGGCTTATTCGCTTAGCCGTATTAAATTTAAACACCGTAACGGCTTTTTAAAATTAGCTCTTGTTCTGAATATGTTTCCGGGATTTATGAGTATGATTGCAGTTTACTACATTCTAAAAGCACTCAATCTCACCCAAACATTAACATCTCTTGTTTTGGTCTATTCTTCAGGAGCTGCCTTAACTTTCTATATCGCTAAAGGCTTTTTTGATACGATTCCTTATTCATTGGATGAATCAGCTATGATTGATGGGGCCACGCGTAAAGATATTTTCTTAAAAATCACTCTGCCGCTATCTAAGCCCATCATCGTTTATACGGCCCTGTTGGCATTTATTGCCCCTTGGATTGACTTTATTTTTGCTCAGGTTATTCTTGGAGATGCCACCAGCAAATATACCGTAGCGATTGGACTCTTCTCTATGCTTCAAGCTGATACCATTAATAATTGGTTCATGGCCTTTGCAGCAGGTTCTGTACTGATCGCCATTCCAATCACGATACTTTTTATCTTCATGCAAAAGTATTACGTTGAAGGCATTACTGGCGGATCTGTTAAATAA
- a CDS encoding carbohydrate ABC transporter permease: MIQSSSHDQLSVLETFKKGGIDIKLSFVIMGFANLMNKQFIKGLLFLLSEIAFLIAFVTQVIPAFSGLLTLGTKTQGMQEKIVDGVKLQVAVEGDNSMLMLIFGLASLIFCLVFAYIYWCNLKSARNLYMLKKEGRHIPSFKEDFMTLANGRFHMTLMFIPLIGVLLFTILPLVYMICLAFTNYDHNHLPPKSLFDWVGLANFGNVLNGRMAGTFFPVLSWTLIWAVFATVTNFLFGVILALIINAKGLKLKKMWRTIFVITIAVPQFISLLLMRNFLNDQGPLNAFLEKIGLISHSLPFLSDPTWAKFSIIFVNMWVGIPFTMLVATGIIMNLPSEQIEAAEIDGASKFQIFKSITFPQILLIMMPSLIQQFIGNINNFNVIYLLTGGGPTNSQFYQAGSTDLLVTWLYKLTMNAADYNLASVIGIFIFAISAIFSLLAYTHTASYKEGAVK; the protein is encoded by the coding sequence ATGATTCAGTCATCTTCTCATGATCAGTTATCTGTACTTGAAACTTTTAAAAAGGGCGGGATAGATATCAAATTATCGTTTGTCATCATGGGATTTGCCAATTTGATGAATAAGCAATTCATAAAAGGCCTCCTCTTTCTATTAAGTGAGATAGCTTTTCTAATTGCTTTTGTCACACAGGTTATTCCAGCTTTTTCAGGCTTACTCACTCTCGGTACTAAAACACAAGGGATGCAAGAAAAAATTGTGGATGGCGTTAAATTACAGGTGGCAGTTGAAGGCGATAATTCGATGCTGATGCTCATTTTTGGATTAGCCTCACTAATCTTTTGTTTGGTTTTTGCCTACATTTATTGGTGTAATCTTAAAAGTGCCAGAAATCTCTATATGTTAAAAAAAGAAGGACGTCACATTCCATCTTTCAAAGAAGATTTTATGACTTTGGCAAACGGCCGATTCCATATGACTTTGATGTTTATTCCTTTGATTGGTGTTCTTCTTTTTACCATTTTGCCACTCGTTTATATGATTTGCCTGGCCTTTACCAATTATGATCACAATCATCTTCCGCCTAAATCCCTTTTTGATTGGGTAGGGTTGGCTAATTTTGGTAATGTTTTGAATGGCCGCATGGCTGGAACCTTCTTCCCTGTCCTTTCTTGGACACTTATCTGGGCTGTTTTCGCAACTGTGACAAACTTTCTTTTTGGAGTCATCTTGGCACTTATCATCAATGCCAAGGGATTAAAATTGAAAAAAATGTGGCGGACTATCTTTGTTATTACCATTGCTGTGCCGCAGTTCATTTCACTTTTGCTGATGAGAAATTTTCTTAATGATCAAGGTCCGCTCAATGCTTTCCTAGAAAAAATTGGCCTGATTTCTCATTCTCTGCCATTTCTATCAGATCCTACTTGGGCAAAATTTTCAATTATCTTCGTTAATATGTGGGTTGGTATACCTTTTACCATGTTAGTCGCAACAGGAATTATCATGAATCTTCCGAGTGAGCAAATTGAGGCTGCAGAAATTGACGGCGCTAGTAAGTTCCAAATTTTTAAATCCATCACTTTCCCGCAGATTCTTTTAATTATGATGCCATCTTTAATCCAGCAATTTATTGGAAATATCAATAATTTCAATGTCATCTACCTTTTAACCGGTGGCGGACCAACTAATTCACAATTCTATCAAGCAGGCAGCACAGACTTATTGGTCACTTGGCTTTATAAACTAACAATGAATGCTGCAGACTATAATTTAGCTTCCGTTATTGGTATCTTTATCTTTGCCATTTCAGCTATCTTCAGTCTTTTAGCTTATACGCATACAGCATCATACAAGGAAGGAGCTGTTAAATAA
- a CDS encoding extracellular solute-binding protein: MKTWQKIVVGGAGLMLASSILVACGSKDSKSSASDPKTIKLWVPTGAKKSYQSIVHKFEKDSNYKVKIIESEDPKAQEKIKKDPSTAADVFSLPHDQLGQLVDSGVIQEIPQKYSKEINKNETQQAATGAMYKGKIYAFPFGIESQVLYYNKSKLSADDVTSYETITSKATFGAKFKQVNAYATAPLFYSVGDTLFGKNGEDAKGTNWGNDAGVSVLKWIASQKGNAGFVNLDDNNVMSKFGDGSVASFESGPWDYEAAQKAVGKNNLGVAVYPTININGQEVQQKAFLGVKLYAVNQAPSKGNTKRIAASYKLASYLTSAESQENQFKTKGRNIIPSNKTVQNSDTVKNHELAQAVIQMGSSSDYTVVMPKLNQMSTFWTESAAILSDTYNGKIKESDYLAKLKQFDKDLAAAK; encoded by the coding sequence ATGAAAACATGGCAAAAAATTGTCGTTGGCGGTGCAGGCCTTATGCTTGCAAGCAGTATTCTTGTTGCCTGTGGATCAAAGGATTCAAAATCAAGTGCATCCGATCCCAAAACCATTAAACTTTGGGTTCCAACAGGAGCCAAGAAATCTTATCAAAGTATTGTTCACAAATTTGAAAAGGATTCTAACTATAAAGTAAAGATTATTGAATCTGAAGACCCAAAAGCTCAGGAAAAGATCAAAAAAGATCCTAGTACTGCTGCAGATGTTTTCTCGCTGCCGCATGATCAGCTGGGCCAGTTAGTTGACTCTGGTGTTATCCAAGAGATTCCTCAAAAATATTCAAAAGAAATAAATAAAAATGAAACACAGCAGGCTGCAACAGGAGCTATGTACAAAGGTAAGATTTATGCTTTTCCTTTTGGAATCGAGTCTCAAGTACTTTACTATAATAAATCAAAACTCTCAGCTGATGATGTCACATCATATGAGACTATTACCAGCAAGGCAACTTTCGGAGCAAAATTCAAACAAGTTAATGCCTATGCGACTGCACCACTTTTCTATTCAGTAGGTGATACACTCTTTGGTAAAAATGGCGAAGATGCCAAAGGAACTAACTGGGGAAATGATGCTGGTGTATCTGTTTTGAAATGGATTGCCAGTCAAAAAGGTAACGCTGGCTTTGTCAATCTTGACGATAACAATGTCATGTCTAAATTTGGTGATGGTTCTGTAGCTTCTTTTGAATCAGGTCCTTGGGATTATGAAGCCGCACAAAAGGCAGTTGGCAAAAACAACCTCGGTGTTGCGGTTTATCCAACAATAAATATTAATGGTCAAGAAGTTCAACAGAAAGCTTTCTTAGGTGTTAAACTCTACGCTGTTAATCAAGCTCCTTCTAAAGGAAATACCAAACGTATTGCTGCTAGTTATAAATTAGCTTCTTACTTAACAAGTGCTGAAAGCCAAGAAAATCAATTTAAGACAAAAGGACGCAACATCATCCCATCTAATAAGACCGTTCAAAACTCTGATACAGTCAAAAATCATGAACTCGCACAGGCTGTTATCCAAATGGGATCTTCTTCAGATTATACTGTTGTTATGCCTAAACTCAACCAAATGTCAACATTCTGGACGGAAAGCGCAGCTATTCTTAGTGATACTTACAATGGTAAAATTAAAGAAAGTGATTACCTTGCTAAATTAAAACAATTTGATAAAGATTTAGCAGCTGCTAAATAA
- a CDS encoding LacI family DNA-binding transcriptional regulator encodes MVTIKDVAKEAGVNPSTVSRVLKNSSSISQKTKDRVQQAMTDLGYVPNLAAQMLASGLTHCVGVVFPPLTSPDRLSEPFFMEILAAINNEASRNKFTVSIATSNTLTDLKDQVQLMYRQGRVDGFIVLYSERRDPVRQYLIKNKIPFVIVGAPVDYKDETTYVDNDNQLMAETAVTYLNQKGHKQILFVTNDQESDVYIERFIGYQKGMQVLGLQSYDSALFDSKQASTLEAFVKTVQKKKITALLIIGDVVSLRIIQFLSYYGIAVPEDMSIVSFNNSSYATILHPYLTTFDINVNRLGRASLNCLLEKVQKRQSKDQKVIVPFTLKKRESVRNLKKS; translated from the coding sequence ATGGTTACTATTAAGGATGTTGCAAAAGAGGCAGGTGTGAATCCTTCTACTGTCAGTCGGGTTTTAAAAAACAGTTCCTCCATTTCGCAAAAAACGAAAGATAGGGTTCAACAGGCTATGACAGATTTAGGTTATGTGCCTAATTTAGCTGCTCAAATGCTGGCTAGTGGCTTGACTCACTGTGTCGGTGTTGTTTTCCCGCCTTTAACAAGTCCAGATCGTTTAAGCGAACCCTTTTTCATGGAAATATTGGCAGCTATTAATAATGAAGCAAGCCGTAATAAATTCACAGTTTCGATTGCGACCAGTAATACTTTGACGGATCTAAAAGATCAGGTACAGCTCATGTATCGGCAAGGGCGAGTGGATGGTTTTATCGTGCTTTACTCAGAAAGAAGGGATCCTGTACGTCAATATCTGATCAAAAATAAAATTCCTTTTGTCATTGTCGGTGCTCCAGTTGATTATAAAGATGAAACGACCTATGTTGATAATGATAACCAATTAATGGCTGAGACTGCTGTGACTTACCTCAATCAAAAAGGGCATAAGCAGATTTTATTTGTCACAAATGATCAAGAAAGTGATGTTTATATTGAGCGTTTTATCGGCTATCAAAAGGGAATGCAAGTATTAGGTTTACAGTCATATGACAGTGCTCTTTTTGATTCTAAACAAGCTAGCACGCTAGAAGCCTTTGTTAAAACTGTTCAGAAAAAAAAAATAACGGCTCTCCTTATTATTGGGGATGTCGTTTCTCTTCGGATTATTCAATTTTTATCTTATTATGGTATAGCTGTACCAGAAGATATGTCTATTGTGTCTTTTAATAATTCCAGTTATGCCACTATTTTGCATCCTTATTTAACAACATTTGATATTAATGTTAATCGTTTAGGAAGAGCGAGTCTGAATTGTTTGTTGGAAAAAGTGCAAAAGCGTCAATCAAAAGATCAGAAAGTAATCGTTCCTTTTACTTTGAAAAAACGTGAGAGTGTCCGTAATCTTAAAAAAAGTTAG
- the malQ gene encoding 4-alpha-glucanotransferase: MEKRASGILMHISSLPGKFGIGTFGQEAYDFVDFLKKTGQTYWQLLPLTTTSYGDSPYQSFSAVAGNVNFIDFKKLQEAGLLDEDDYNSVSFGEDEEIVDYALLFKVRRPILEKAVINFLADKTNLKKLALFEEKNETWLDDYAEFMAIKEHFGNKSLQEWGDKKAIRRDEERLVRYRHLLADEISYHKVTQYFFFEQWLALKAYANKNNIKIIGDMPIYVAKDSVEVWTMPELFKMDDDLQPLSVAGCPPDEFSDEGQLWGNPIYDWKKHRETGFAWWIYRIQESFKIYDILRIDHFKGFSDYWEIKGNSKTAKNGSWHPGPGIALFRAVQNVLGDMPIIAEDLGYVDDRARQLLKETGFPGMKILEFGFYDLSGRSVDIPHHYVQNSVAYIGTHDNDVVNGWYDRLTVEQEEFVDAYTNRKPIEPVNQAMLRLLFSTVSNTAILTMQDLLNKPASSRMNTPSTIGGNWQWRMRAKDLTQDKINFLSKLTKLYQRGNEENDTKNKTIQ, from the coding sequence ATGGAAAAACGCGCAAGTGGTATCCTGATGCATATCAGTTCTCTACCGGGAAAATTTGGAATTGGTACTTTTGGGCAGGAAGCTTATGATTTTGTTGATTTCCTAAAAAAAACAGGTCAAACATATTGGCAGCTCTTACCCTTAACGACAACGAGTTATGGTGATTCTCCTTACCAATCTTTTTCTGCCGTTGCTGGTAATGTGAATTTTATTGATTTTAAGAAATTACAAGAAGCTGGCTTATTGGACGAGGATGACTATAATTCTGTTTCTTTTGGAGAAGACGAAGAAATTGTTGATTATGCTCTATTATTTAAAGTACGTCGGCCAATTTTGGAAAAGGCTGTTATCAATTTTCTGGCAGACAAGACTAATCTGAAAAAATTAGCTTTGTTTGAAGAAAAAAATGAAACTTGGCTTGATGACTATGCTGAATTTATGGCCATCAAGGAGCATTTTGGCAATAAGTCTTTGCAAGAGTGGGGCGATAAAAAGGCTATTCGCCGTGATGAGGAGCGTTTGGTACGTTATCGTCATTTGTTGGCCGATGAAATTAGCTACCATAAGGTTACACAGTACTTCTTCTTCGAACAATGGCTGGCGCTGAAAGCTTATGCTAATAAAAATAATATCAAAATTATTGGCGATATGCCTATCTATGTAGCTAAAGACAGTGTTGAAGTCTGGACTATGCCTGAACTCTTTAAGATGGATGATGACTTGCAGCCTTTGTCGGTTGCTGGCTGTCCGCCCGATGAATTTAGTGATGAGGGTCAGTTGTGGGGAAATCCTATTTATGATTGGAAAAAGCATCGAGAAACAGGTTTTGCTTGGTGGATTTATCGTATTCAAGAAAGTTTTAAGATCTATGATATCTTACGGATAGATCACTTTAAAGGTTTCTCAGATTATTGGGAAATTAAAGGTAATTCCAAAACTGCAAAAAATGGCAGCTGGCATCCAGGACCTGGTATTGCTCTCTTTAGGGCTGTTCAAAATGTTTTGGGCGATATGCCAATTATTGCAGAGGATTTGGGTTACGTAGATGATAGAGCCAGACAGCTTCTAAAAGAAACAGGTTTTCCAGGCATGAAAATTTTAGAATTTGGTTTCTATGATTTAAGCGGCCGCAGTGTTGATATTCCCCACCATTATGTTCAAAATAGTGTTGCTTATATTGGGACGCATGATAATGATGTTGTCAATGGTTGGTATGATCGTCTTACTGTTGAGCAAGAAGAATTTGTGGATGCTTATACTAATCGTAAGCCAATTGAGCCGGTTAATCAGGCTATGCTTAGACTGCTCTTTTCAACTGTCAGCAATACAGCTATTTTAACCATGCAGGATTTGCTCAATAAGCCAGCCAGCTCTAGAATGAATACCCCATCAACAATCGGCGGTAACTGGCAATGGCGGATGAGAGCAAAAGATTTAACACAAGATAAAATAAACTTTTTAAGTAAATTAACGAAACTTTATCAAAGAGGAAATGAAGAAAATGACACAAAAAACAAAACAATTCAGTAA
- a CDS encoding glycogen/starch/alpha-glucan phosphorylase, producing MTQKTKQFSKYVQEKTGQNLEQLSNEAIYVQLLHFVKEAAKDMPKNTSKRKVYYISAEFLIGKLLSNNLINLGLYKTVKDELAAAGKSISQVEDVELEPSLGNGGLGRLASCFIDSMATLGINGEGVGLNYHCGLFKQVFRDNQQEAEPNYWIEDDSWLVPTAISYDVPFRDFTLKSKLDRIDILGYHKDSKNYLNLFDIDGLDYGLIKDGITFDKTEIKKNLTLFLYPDDSDKNGELLRIYQQYFMVSNAAQLLIDEALERGSNLHDLADYAYVQINDTHPSMVIPELIRLLNEKHGLDFYEAVDIVKNMIGYTNHTILAEALEKWPLEYLNEVVPHLVTIIEHLDRIVRSQYKDDAVQIIDRDDRVHMAHMDIHFSTSVNGVAALHTDILKNSELKPFYDIYPEKFNNKTNGITFRRWLEFANQDLAAYIKELIGEGYLEDATELEKLLAFADDKTVHEQLAKIKFNNKLALKRYLKENKGINLDENSIIDTQIKRFHEYKRQQMNALYVIHKYLEIKKGNLPKRKITVIFGGKAAPAYTIAQDIIHLILCLSELINNDPDVSPYLNVFLVENYNVTVAEKLIPATDISEQISLASKEASGTGNMKFMLNGALTLGTMDGANVEIAELVGSDNIYIFGKDSDTIIDLYDKGTYVSKDYYTNNAVIKEAVDFIVSKDVLALGKKERLERLYHELINKDWFMTLIDLKEYIAKKEEMLADYEDQNVWNKKVIQNIAKAGFFSSDRTIQQYDKDIWHSL from the coding sequence ATGACACAAAAAACAAAACAATTCAGTAAGTATGTCCAAGAAAAAACCGGTCAAAATTTGGAACAATTAAGCAATGAAGCTATTTATGTTCAGCTTTTGCACTTTGTCAAAGAGGCTGCCAAAGACATGCCTAAAAATACGTCTAAACGTAAAGTATATTATATCTCTGCTGAGTTCCTGATTGGGAAATTACTGTCAAATAATCTGATAAATTTAGGTCTTTATAAGACCGTTAAGGATGAATTAGCTGCTGCTGGTAAGTCCATCAGCCAAGTAGAAGATGTGGAATTAGAACCATCACTTGGTAACGGTGGTTTGGGACGCTTAGCTTCTTGTTTTATTGATTCGATGGCAACGCTGGGTATTAATGGTGAAGGTGTTGGACTTAATTACCACTGCGGACTTTTTAAGCAAGTTTTTCGTGATAATCAGCAGGAAGCTGAACCCAATTACTGGATTGAAGATGATTCTTGGCTAGTGCCAACGGCTATTTCATATGATGTGCCTTTCCGTGATTTTACGCTTAAGTCAAAATTAGATCGTATTGATATTTTGGGCTATCACAAGGATAGTAAGAATTACTTAAATCTCTTTGATATTGATGGTCTTGATTATGGCTTGATTAAGGATGGTATTACTTTTGATAAGACTGAAATTAAGAAAAACCTGACTCTTTTCCTTTATCCTGATGATTCTGATAAAAATGGGGAATTGCTGCGTATTTATCAACAATATTTCATGGTTTCAAATGCAGCTCAGCTCTTGATTGACGAAGCGCTTGAGCGCGGTTCAAATCTGCATGACTTGGCTGATTATGCCTATGTGCAAATCAACGATACCCATCCATCAATGGTTATTCCAGAGCTTATCCGTCTCTTGAATGAAAAACATGGTTTAGATTTCTATGAAGCTGTAGATATTGTGAAAAATATGATTGGTTATACCAACCATACGATTTTAGCAGAAGCTCTTGAAAAATGGCCTTTGGAATATTTAAATGAAGTTGTCCCACATTTGGTAACCATTATTGAACATCTAGACCGTATCGTTCGCAGTCAGTATAAGGATGATGCTGTTCAAATTATCGATAGAGATGATCGGGTTCACATGGCTCACATGGATATTCATTTTTCAACCAGTGTTAACGGAGTTGCTGCTCTCCATACTGATATTTTGAAAAACAGTGAATTGAAACCCTTCTATGATATTTATCCTGAAAAATTCAATAACAAGACTAATGGGATCACTTTCCGTCGGTGGTTGGAATTTGCCAATCAAGACTTGGCAGCCTATATTAAAGAATTAATTGGTGAAGGTTATCTTGAAGATGCGACTGAGCTTGAAAAATTATTGGCTTTTGCGGATGACAAGACTGTTCATGAGCAGCTGGCAAAAATCAAATTTAACAATAAATTAGCTCTTAAACGCTATCTCAAGGAAAATAAGGGAATCAACCTTGATGAAAATTCTATCATTGATACGCAAATCAAGCGTTTCCATGAATATAAACGTCAGCAAATGAATGCTCTTTATGTTATTCATAAGTATCTTGAAATCAAAAAAGGCAATCTTCCAAAACGTAAAATTACTGTGATCTTTGGTGGTAAAGCAGCACCGGCTTATACCATTGCCCAAGACATTATTCATTTGATTCTTTGCTTATCAGAGCTTATCAATAATGATCCGGATGTTAGTCCTTACCTTAATGTCTTCCTTGTTGAAAATTATAATGTCACTGTGGCAGAAAAATTAATCCCTGCTACTGATATTTCGGAACAAATTTCTTTGGCTTCAAAAGAGGCTTCTGGTACAGGTAACATGAAATTCATGCTTAACGGTGCTTTAACACTGGGTACGATGGATGGTGCCAATGTGGAGATTGCTGAACTTGTCGGTTCAGATAATATCTACATTTTTGGTAAGGATTCAGATACCATTATTGATTTGTATGACAAGGGAACTTATGTTTCTAAGGATTATTATACTAATAATGCAGTCATTAAAGAAGCCGTTGATTTCATCGTTAGTAAGGATGTCCTTGCGTTAGGTAAAAAAGAACGTTTAGAACGTCTTTACCATGAGCTTATCAATAAAGATTGGTTCATGACACTGATTGACTTGAAAGAATACATTGCTAAGAAAGAAGAAATGTTAGCTGATTATGAGGACCAAAATGTATGGAATAAAAAGGTTATTCAAAACATCGCTAAAGCTGGTTTCTTCTCATCAGACAGAACAATCCAACAATACGATAAGGACATTTGGCATAGTTTGTAA